The proteins below come from a single Ochotona princeps isolate mOchPri1 chromosome 13, mOchPri1.hap1, whole genome shotgun sequence genomic window:
- the LOC101526721 gene encoding small ribosomal subunit protein eS25-like, whose protein sequence is MPPKDDKKKKDAGKSAKKDQDPVNKSGGKAKKKKWSKGKVRDKLNNLVLFDKATYDKLCKEVPNYKLITPAVVSDRLKIRGSLARAALQELLSKGLIKLVSKHRAQVIYTRNTKGGDAPAAAEDA, encoded by the coding sequence ATGCCACCCAAGGAcgacaagaagaagaaagacgCCGGGAAATCGGCCAAGAAGGATCAGGACCCCGTGAACAAATCGGGGGGCAAGGCCAAGAAGAAGAAGTGGTCCAAAGGAAAAGTTCGGGACAAGCTCAACAACCTGGTTCTGTTTGACAAAGCCACATACGACAAGCTCTGCAAGGAAGTCCCCAACTACAAGCTCATCACGCCCGCTGTGGTCTCCGACAGACTCAAGATCCGTGGGtccctggccagggcagccctgCAGGAGCTCCTGAGTAAAGGACTTATCAAACTGGTTTCAAAGCACAGAGCTCAAGTAATTTACACCAGAAACACCAAGGGTGGAGATGCACCAGCTGCTGCTGAAGATGCATGA